The Drosophila innubila isolate TH190305 chromosome 3R unlocalized genomic scaffold, UK_Dinn_1.0 2_E_3R, whole genome shotgun sequence genome has a segment encoding these proteins:
- the LOC117792108 gene encoding eukaryotic translation initiation factor 2D, protein MFLKAYRLKSSAALKGSEAKKLRARLELAFPHISVENLVPAKSNVTQLKILTHGGVPSIVYCVDKQPKFFELDGGQLVPTLYTLWSTPEIVPYFTTHEGVLPKLTNGADLMLPGVVPLGVGLSMYGHFKKGQLVGINLTNNSSAVAVGQLARSSDELYMCGGHGVAVKILHLFGDKLWAHEPSLLQQIPMVKTKPLTTDDFPALGASDHQRKTPKAEQSQQTDVPHPVTEDVDTNGVESSTAALSLEEEEDTEVEASGTTDESTQETLLKNAFLAALKNNGKKLQLPLLTSNFYRLYVVTEAAEQIDLKKTRYKKLSNFLAEMVDQGFLVVREETKGVDKIISVDLEHPELVNFITDVKKSDGSGAAAETPLFHSELKEMYIVSDVTAAFFTKLNYKRGEGIPVGQVKKIVREYVSKHGLVNPQTKLVRPDDVLLELFGNRECSLSELTSMITSKMQHSYQMCSGKDTSGKPQIQMSLATRSGNKKVTLVSNIEAYGIIMAELIKLCKQGAAASTTIVKLPHQKHEQLQVQGNQIRFIYTLLTETYKVPPKCILGLELAKDGKKKKK, encoded by the exons ATGTTTTTGAAAGCCTACAGACTTAAGAGCAGTGCAGCGCTCAAGGGATCGGAAGCTAAGAAGCTGCGAGCGAGATTAGAGCTGGCATTCCCCCACATTTCGGTGGAAAATCTGGTGCCGGCAAAGTCAAATGTAACGCAGCTGAAAATTCTGACACATGGCGGCGTTCCAAGCATTGTTTACTGTGTGGACAAACAGCCGAAGTTCTTCGAATTGGATGGTGGTCAACTGGTGCCCACACTATACACATTGTGGTCAACGCCCGAGATAGTGCCATATTTCACCACTCATGAAGGTGTGCTGCCCAAGCTCACGAATGGCGCCGATCTCATGTTGCCGGGTGTGGTGCCTCTGGGAGTGGGTTTGAGCATGTACGGGCATTTCAAGAAGGGTCAGCTGG TTGGCATCAACTTGACCAACAACAGCTCAGCGGTTGCTGTTGGCCAACTTGCCCGCTCCAGCGATGAGCTGTACATGTGTGGAGGTCATGGTGTCGCTGTCAAGATTCTCCATTTGTTTGGTGATAAGCTGTGGGCACATGAGCCCAGTCTGCTGCAGCAGATACCAATGGTCAAAACGAAACCTTTGACGACTGATGATTTTCCGGCATTGGGCGCATCAGATCATCAGCGAAAGACGCCCAAAGCAGAGCAGTCTCAGCAAACAGATGTGCCGCATCCTGTCACGGAAGATGTAGACACAAACGGAGTGGAATCTAGCACAGCTGCACTGTCActggaagaggaagaggacaCTGAGGTGGAGGCAAGTGGTACAACGGACGAATCCACACAGGAGACACTGCTCAAGAATGCATTTCTGGCCGCGCTCAAGAACAACGGCAAGAAGCTGCAACTGCCGCTCCTCACCAGCAACTTTTACCGGCTCTATGTGGTGACTGAAGCTGCGGAGCAGATCGATTTGAAGAAGACCCGCTACAAGAAGCTATCCAACTTTCTGGCCGAGATGGTGGATCAGGGCTTCCTGGTGGTGCGTGAGGAGACCAAGGGTGTGGATAAGATCATCTCGGTCGATCTCGAACATCCCGAACTCGTCAATTTCATCACGGACGTTAAGAAATCCGACGGCAGCGGCGCAGCTGCAGAGACGCCACTGTTCCACTCGGAGCTGAAGGAGATGTACATCGTGTCCGATGTGACAGCTGCCTTCTTTACGAAGCTGAACTACAAGCGGGGCGAGGGGATTCCCGTTGGACAGGTCAAGAAGATTGTGCGCGAGTATGTGAGCAAACATGGACTCGTTAATCCGCAGACGAAGCTGGTGCGACCGGATGATGTCCTGTTGGAGCTGTTCGGCAATAGGGAGTGTTCGCTAAGCGAACTCACCTCGATGATAACCAGTAAAATGCAGCACTCCTACCAGATGTGCAGTGGCAAGGACACCAGCGGCAAGCCGCAGATCCAGATGTCCCTGGCCACGCGATCGGGCAACAAGAAGGTGACACTGGTCAGCAACATCGAGGCCTACGGCATCATTATGGCCGAGCTGATCAAGCTGTGCAAACAAGGAGCGGCAGCCAGCACCACAATCGTCAAGTTGCCGCATCAGAAGCACGAGCAGCTCCAGGTGCAGGGTAACCAGATCCGATTCATATACACACTGCTCACCGAGACCTACAAGGTGCCACCCAAGTGTATATTGGGTCTCGAGCTGGCCAAGGatggcaagaagaagaagaagtga